A genomic window from Pseudomonas argentinensis includes:
- a CDS encoding methyltransferase domain-containing protein → MSDRHFDELATRFAEKIYGGAKGAIRLAVLQADLAEALPERPLRVLDVGAGLGHMALWLAERGHQVTLAEPAEPMLAGARERFAQAGMEATFILAPWQELPGRFTAPFDLVICHAVLEWLAEPAAILPALHGLTATDGWLSLAFYNRDALIYRNLLKGHLRKLRKEEFAGEKHSLTPQRPLDPRQLQSQLAASWQVEHRSGVRVFHDYMPRDFQAKAQLADLLEMELAHRRHPAFAGLGRYLHWICRPR, encoded by the coding sequence ATGAGCGACCGGCACTTCGATGAACTGGCCACCCGCTTCGCCGAGAAGATCTATGGCGGCGCCAAGGGCGCGATCCGCCTGGCCGTGCTGCAGGCCGATCTCGCCGAAGCCCTGCCAGAGCGCCCGTTGCGGGTGCTCGACGTCGGCGCCGGCCTGGGCCATATGGCGCTGTGGCTGGCCGAACGCGGTCACCAGGTCACCCTGGCCGAGCCCGCCGAGCCCATGCTCGCCGGCGCCCGTGAACGCTTCGCCCAAGCCGGCATGGAGGCCACCTTCATCCTCGCGCCCTGGCAGGAATTGCCGGGGCGTTTCACGGCGCCCTTCGACCTGGTCATCTGCCACGCGGTGCTCGAATGGCTGGCCGAACCGGCCGCCATCCTCCCTGCCCTGCATGGGCTGACCGCTACCGATGGCTGGCTGTCCCTGGCGTTCTACAACAGGGACGCGCTGATCTACCGCAATCTGCTCAAGGGCCACCTGCGCAAACTGCGCAAGGAGGAATTCGCCGGTGAGAAGCACAGCCTGACGCCCCAGCGCCCGCTCGACCCGCGGCAACTCCAATCGCAACTTGCCGCCAGCTGGCAGGTCGAACACAGGAGCGGCGTACGGGTTTTCCACGACTACATGCCACGGGACTTCCAGGCCAAGGCACAGCTTGCCGACCTGCTGGAAATGGAGCTGGCGCACCGCCGCCACCCAGCCTTCGCCGGTCTGGGACGCTACCTGCACTGGATCTGTCGGCCACGCTGA
- a CDS encoding PA4780 family RIO1-like protein kinase — protein sequence MKTPKRIEPLVEDGLVDEVIRPLMSGKEAAVYVVRCGSELRCAKVYKEANKRGFRQAAEYQEGRKVRNSRDARAMAKGSKYGRKNQEENWQNAEVAALFRLASAGVRVPKPYDFLDGVLLMELVTDGEGDVAPRLNDVDLHPDDAREFHAFMIEEIVKMLCAGLVHGDLSEFNVLLGPDGPVIIDLPQAVDAAGNNHAFKMLERDVGNMAAYFGQFAPELKYSKYAKEMWALYEEGKLTPDSVLTGEFNDPEDEADVDAVMREIKAALAEEARRQAALNAEEEPKDREPPPPWER from the coding sequence ATGAAGACGCCAAAACGCATTGAGCCCCTGGTCGAGGACGGCCTGGTGGACGAGGTGATTCGCCCTCTGATGAGCGGCAAGGAAGCAGCGGTCTACGTGGTGCGTTGCGGTTCCGAGTTGCGCTGCGCCAAGGTTTACAAGGAGGCCAACAAACGCGGATTCCGCCAGGCCGCCGAGTATCAGGAGGGCCGCAAGGTGCGCAACAGTCGTGATGCGCGGGCCATGGCGAAGGGCTCCAAGTACGGGCGCAAGAACCAGGAGGAGAACTGGCAGAACGCCGAGGTCGCCGCGCTGTTTCGCCTGGCCAGTGCCGGCGTGCGGGTGCCCAAGCCCTATGATTTCCTGGACGGCGTGCTGCTGATGGAACTGGTCACCGATGGTGAAGGCGATGTGGCGCCGCGCCTCAACGACGTCGACCTGCACCCCGACGACGCCCGCGAATTCCATGCCTTCATGATCGAGGAGATCGTGAAGATGCTGTGTGCCGGCCTGGTGCACGGCGACCTGTCGGAGTTCAACGTACTGCTCGGCCCGGACGGCCCGGTGATCATTGACCTGCCCCAGGCGGTGGACGCCGCCGGCAACAACCACGCCTTCAAGATGCTCGAGCGCGACGTCGGCAACATGGCCGCGTACTTCGGCCAGTTCGCCCCGGAGCTCAAGTACAGCAAGTACGCCAAGGAAATGTGGGCGCTCTATGAAGAAGGCAAACTGACCCCGGATAGCGTGCTGACCGGCGAATTCAATGATCCGGAAGACGAAGCCGACGTCGACGCGGTGATGCGCGAGATCAAGGCCGCCCTGGCCGAAGAGGCGCGCCGCCAGGCCGCGCTGAATGCCGAGGAAGAGCCCAAGGACCGCGAGCCGCCTCCGCCCTGGGAGCGTTGA
- a CDS encoding MaoC family dehydratase, with protein sequence MATEWLDLHTPPALPGLLLRAATRRGITGKVLPHPGLRCPVRVDASHLARYRQLCGFGDDARLPATYPHLLAFTLQMKLLTEPDFPFPLLGLVHLENRIRVVRQLAGLGPFTLSVEASNLAPHDKGAVFSVITRLEDQLGLLWEGDSRLLCRGVKLDGPAISRSEPPSLPMDELDSWQAPSNIGRRYARVSGDYNPIHLSTLSAKPFGFPCAIAHGLWNKARALAALHAHLPASGYSVEVRFQKPVLLPSTLRMRASLPAAEGQFDLRGKDDVPHLAGYWQVI encoded by the coding sequence ATGGCAACCGAATGGCTCGATTTGCACACCCCACCGGCCTTGCCCGGCCTGCTCTTGCGCGCGGCGACCCGGCGTGGAATCACCGGCAAGGTGTTGCCGCACCCTGGGCTGCGCTGCCCGGTGCGCGTCGATGCCAGTCACCTGGCGCGCTATCGACAGCTGTGTGGTTTCGGCGACGATGCGCGCCTGCCCGCCACCTACCCCCATTTGCTGGCCTTCACCCTGCAGATGAAGCTGCTTACCGAGCCCGACTTTCCCTTCCCGTTGCTTGGCCTGGTGCACCTGGAGAACCGCATCCGCGTGGTGCGCCAGCTGGCCGGCCTGGGCCCCTTCACCCTGAGCGTGGAGGCGAGCAACCTGGCGCCCCACGACAAGGGTGCGGTGTTCAGCGTGATCACCCGCCTCGAGGATCAACTCGGCCTGCTCTGGGAGGGCGACAGCCGCCTGCTCTGCCGTGGCGTCAAGCTCGACGGCCCCGCCATCAGCCGCAGTGAACCGCCCAGCCTGCCGATGGACGAGCTGGACAGCTGGCAGGCGCCGTCGAACATCGGCCGCCGTTACGCGCGGGTGTCCGGCGACTACAACCCCATCCACCTGTCGACCCTGAGCGCCAAGCCGTTCGGCTTCCCTTGCGCCATCGCCCACGGCCTGTGGAACAAGGCGCGCGCGCTGGCGGCGCTGCACGCTCACCTGCCGGCCTCGGGCTACAGCGTCGAGGTGCGCTTCCAGAAACCGGTATTGCTGCCGAGCACGCTGCGCATGCGTGCCAGCCTGCCGGCGGCGGAGGGTCAGTTCGACCTGCGCGGTAAGGACGATGTGCCGCATTTGGCCGGCTACTGGCAGGTCATTTGA
- a CDS encoding DUF4136 domain-containing protein — MRRLPLLLIPLLLLLGACQSQQINRDFDASRDFGAYRSWSWQEPAVQYKPDDPRIRSDLTEQRLRSAVADQLDQRGLRPAAAGAKGDLTVQVWLVVDDRQQQISSGFGGGFGGYWGPYWGGPGYNETRTLDYKVATVQVDLFDGKDGKLVWRGSDERIVRNAAGNPTERDAEIRETVGRVLGQYPPR, encoded by the coding sequence ATGCGCCGCCTGCCTCTGCTACTGATTCCCCTGCTGCTGTTGCTTGGCGCCTGCCAGAGCCAGCAGATCAACCGCGACTTCGACGCCAGCCGGGATTTCGGTGCGTACCGCAGCTGGAGCTGGCAGGAGCCGGCGGTGCAGTACAAGCCCGACGACCCGCGCATCCGCAGCGACCTCACCGAACAGCGCCTGCGCAGCGCAGTGGCGGATCAACTCGACCAGCGCGGCCTGCGTCCGGCAGCGGCCGGCGCCAAGGGCGATCTGACGGTTCAGGTATGGCTGGTCGTCGATGACCGCCAGCAGCAGATCAGCAGCGGTTTCGGCGGCGGTTTCGGCGGGTACTGGGGCCCTTATTGGGGCGGCCCTGGCTACAACGAAACCCGCACCCTCGACTACAAGGTGGCGACCGTGCAGGTCGACCTGTTCGATGGCAAGGATGGCAAGCTGGTCTGGCGCGGCAGCGACGAGCGCATCGTGCGCAATGCCGCCGGCAACCCGACCGAGCGGGACGCGGAAATCCGCGAAACCGTCGGCCGGGTGCTCGGCCAGTATCCACCCCGCTAG
- a CDS encoding MazG-like family protein, producing MNIAELTARLHAIRDRNAWRQFHAPKNLAMAASVEMAELAEIFQWLSEDQSRQLPADQLEHAGQEIGDVVLYLLLLCSELGLDMDQVVRAKLADSERRFA from the coding sequence ATGAACATCGCCGAACTCACCGCCCGCCTGCACGCCATTCGTGATCGCAACGCCTGGCGCCAATTTCACGCGCCAAAGAACCTGGCCATGGCCGCCAGCGTGGAAATGGCCGAGCTGGCGGAAATCTTCCAATGGCTCAGCGAAGACCAGTCGCGCCAGCTGCCGGCAGACCAGCTCGAACATGCCGGCCAGGAAATCGGTGACGTGGTGCTCTACCTGCTACTCCTGTGCAGCGAGCTGGGCCTGGACATGGACCAGGTGGTGCGCGCCAAGCTGGCCGATAGCGAACGGCGGTTCGCCTGA
- the ada gene encoding bifunctional DNA-binding transcriptional regulator/O6-methylguanine-DNA methyltransferase Ada, translated as MSEERRWQAVCGRDAAQDGQFVFAVRSTGIYCRPSCPARRPCRENVSFHDGPAQAEAAGYRPCKRCTPQGSSPAEQLDALVTAACRLLDEADKPTPLDELAARIGLSASHLARAFKARTGLTPKAWANAHQRERLAASLPGARSVLDAALDNGYSNTRSLYAQSHGVALARRRLGSPGETLRVAVVPCPLGHLLLASSENGLCALLFGDSPDALETELRQRFPAASLQADEGQLQAWLSEVLQQLREPARAAGLPLDLRGTAFQQRVWQALRAIPVGQTRTYGQLATTLDSHPRAIARACASNPLGLLVPCHRVTAADGSLGGYRWGVARKAALLAAEAETREEKTP; from the coding sequence ATGAGCGAAGAACGCCGCTGGCAGGCCGTGTGCGGGCGTGATGCCGCGCAGGATGGTCAATTCGTCTTCGCCGTGCGCTCGACCGGCATCTATTGCCGGCCCAGCTGCCCGGCTCGTCGACCATGCCGTGAAAACGTCAGTTTCCATGATGGCCCGGCACAGGCAGAAGCGGCGGGATACCGGCCCTGCAAACGCTGCACGCCCCAGGGCAGCAGCCCGGCCGAGCAGCTCGACGCGTTGGTGACCGCGGCCTGCCGCCTGCTCGACGAGGCCGATAAACCAACGCCCCTCGACGAGCTGGCGGCGCGCATCGGCTTGTCTGCCTCCCACCTGGCCCGGGCCTTCAAGGCGCGCACCGGCCTGACGCCCAAGGCCTGGGCCAACGCCCACCAGCGCGAGCGACTGGCTGCCAGCCTGCCGGGCGCCAGGTCGGTACTCGACGCGGCGCTGGACAACGGCTACAGCAATACTCGCAGCCTCTATGCACAAAGCCATGGTGTGGCCCTGGCACGGCGTCGCCTGGGATCGCCGGGCGAGACGCTGCGCGTGGCCGTGGTGCCCTGCCCACTCGGTCATCTGCTGCTGGCCAGCAGCGAAAACGGGCTGTGTGCGCTGCTGTTCGGCGACTCGCCCGACGCCTTGGAAACCGAGCTGCGCCAACGCTTCCCGGCGGCCAGCCTGCAGGCCGATGAGGGGCAGCTGCAGGCGTGGCTGAGCGAAGTGCTGCAGCAACTGCGCGAGCCCGCGCGCGCCGCCGGGCTGCCGCTGGATCTGCGCGGCACGGCTTTCCAGCAACGCGTCTGGCAGGCCCTGCGCGCCATTCCCGTCGGGCAGACGCGCACCTACGGGCAGCTCGCCACCACCCTCGACAGTCACCCGCGGGCCATCGCCCGCGCCTGTGCCAGCAACCCCTTGGGCCTGCTGGTGCCCTGCCACCGGGTAACTGCCGCCGATGGCAGCCTGGGCGGCTACCGCTGGGGCGTGGCCCGCAAGGCGGCCTTGCTGGCGGCCGAAGCGGAAACGCGTGAAGAGAAAACCCCGTAA
- a CDS encoding DUF4136 domain-containing protein — protein MKRIALLLLTLALAACQSHNPYGTDSVPLPPAPPGAANHFDRSAYPAAPRDYGAYRSWAWQQRPAGSAWASADLVQDALNNALDQRGLRPAQGNAAADLKVRTDTRLERRVRQVADSYDPYYGGGYGSFGNRGYYGNGVGVGARVPLTRTYQEEVVVVRIDFFDGRSGEQVWSGQAEMRSSGSQAERADALRKAVSDALGEYPPA, from the coding sequence ATGAAACGCATCGCCCTGTTGCTGCTCACCCTCGCCCTGGCCGCCTGCCAGAGCCATAATCCGTACGGCACCGACTCCGTGCCCCTGCCGCCAGCGCCGCCGGGTGCCGCCAACCATTTCGACCGCAGCGCCTACCCGGCCGCCCCCCGCGACTATGGGGCCTACCGCAGCTGGGCCTGGCAACAGCGCCCGGCCGGCAGCGCCTGGGCCAGCGCCGACCTGGTACAGGACGCCCTCAACAATGCCCTCGACCAGCGGGGCCTGCGCCCTGCCCAGGGCAATGCCGCCGCCGATCTCAAGGTACGCACCGACACCCGCCTGGAGCGCCGCGTGCGCCAGGTGGCCGACAGTTACGACCCTTACTATGGCGGCGGTTATGGCAGCTTCGGCAACCGTGGCTACTACGGCAACGGCGTCGGCGTGGGTGCCCGTGTACCGCTGACCCGCACCTACCAAGAGGAAGTCGTGGTGGTACGCATCGATTTCTTCGACGGCCGCAGCGGCGAACAGGTGTGGAGCGGCCAGGCGGAGATGCGCAGCAGCGGCAGCCAGGCCGAACGTGCCGACGCTCTGCGCAAGGCCGTCAGTGACGCCCTCGGCGAGTACCCGCCAGCATGA
- a CDS encoding 3-oxoacyl-ACP reductase: MSDRYLNFANTPAGRRLVGALGLPAPLPLERWVAGRNRPLEGALLIGGEGDLGAAVAGFAKRLTDELFAPRDEQFGLPRWTAEHGPGLKGLVFDASGLRRFEELDALRQFFQPALKNLDRCPHVVVLGRAPHTLDDPQASSVQRALEGFTRSLAKEIRRGGTVQLLHVDPGAENQLEGALRFLLSPKSAYISAQVLRLQPCAEQVSDWTRPLAGKTALVTGASRGIGAAIAETLARDGAEVLLLDVPPANDALDALAARLGGRSLALDICAEDAPRKLVEALPGGVDIVVHNAGITRDKTLAKMSEGLWDSVIDVNLRAPQQLTAALLEAGTLRDNGRVVLIASLSGIAGNVGQTNYATSKAGLIGLAQSWAPALAQRGISINAVAPGFIETGMTAAIPFTIREAGRRMNSMNQGGLPQDVAEAVAWFAQPGSGAVSGQVLRVCGQSLLGA; encoded by the coding sequence ATGTCCGATCGCTACCTCAACTTCGCCAATACGCCGGCTGGCCGTCGCCTGGTCGGTGCGCTCGGTCTGCCCGCGCCACTGCCCCTGGAGCGTTGGGTAGCGGGTCGCAATCGGCCATTGGAAGGCGCCCTGCTGATCGGCGGTGAGGGCGATCTGGGCGCCGCGGTGGCGGGCTTTGCCAAGCGCCTGACCGATGAGCTGTTCGCGCCCCGTGACGAGCAGTTCGGCCTGCCGCGCTGGACCGCCGAACACGGCCCCGGGCTCAAGGGCCTGGTTTTCGATGCCAGCGGCCTGCGCCGCTTCGAGGAACTCGACGCCCTGCGCCAGTTCTTCCAGCCAGCGCTGAAGAACCTCGATCGCTGCCCCCATGTGGTGGTGCTCGGTCGTGCGCCGCACACGCTTGACGATCCGCAGGCCTCGAGCGTGCAGCGCGCCCTGGAAGGTTTCACCCGCTCGCTGGCCAAGGAAATCCGCCGCGGCGGCACCGTGCAACTGCTGCACGTCGACCCGGGCGCGGAGAACCAGCTCGAAGGCGCGTTGCGCTTTCTGCTCTCCCCCAAGAGCGCCTACATCTCGGCCCAGGTGCTGCGCCTGCAACCCTGCGCCGAGCAGGTCAGCGACTGGACGCGCCCGCTGGCCGGCAAGACCGCGCTGGTCACCGGTGCCAGCCGCGGCATTGGCGCCGCTATCGCCGAAACCCTAGCCCGTGACGGCGCCGAGGTGCTCCTGCTGGACGTGCCACCCGCCAACGACGCCCTCGACGCCCTGGCTGCGCGCCTCGGTGGTCGCAGCCTGGCCCTGGACATCTGCGCCGAAGACGCGCCGCGCAAACTGGTCGAGGCGCTGCCCGGCGGCGTGGATATCGTCGTGCACAATGCCGGCATCACCCGCGACAAGACCCTGGCGAAAATGAGCGAGGGGCTTTGGGACTCGGTAATCGACGTCAACCTGCGTGCCCCGCAGCAACTCACCGCCGCGCTGCTGGAAGCCGGCACCCTGCGCGACAACGGCCGCGTGGTGCTGATCGCCTCGCTCAGCGGCATCGCTGGCAACGTCGGGCAGACCAACTACGCGACCAGCAAGGCCGGGCTGATTGGCCTTGCCCAGAGCTGGGCGCCGGCCCTGGCGCAACGCGGCATCAGCATCAACGCAGTGGCGCCGGGCTTTATCGAAACGGGCATGACCGCCGCCATTCCCTTCACCATTCGCGAGGCCGGCCGGCGCATGAACTCGATGAATCAGGGCGGCCTGCCCCAGGATGTCGCCGAAGCGGTAGCCTGGTTCGCGCAGCCCGGCTCGGGGGCGGTCAGCGGTCAGGTGTTGCGGGTCTGCGGGCAGAGCCTGCTGGGCGCCTGA
- a CDS encoding acetyl-CoA C-acetyltransferase: protein MSLPRRVAIVGGNRIPFARSNSAYATASNQAMLTSALEGLVERYNLHGERLGEVLAGAVLKHSRDFNLTRECVLGSRLAAETPAYDLQQACGTGLEAALLVANKIALGQIECGIAGGVDTTSDAPIGVNEGLRKILLQANRARSTGDKLKTLLQIRPRHLAPSLPRNGEPRTGLSMGQHCELMAQHWSIPRDEQDQLAVDSHRKLAAAYADGWQDDLMTPFLGLTRDQNLRPDIDLAKLATLKPVFEKGQRGSLTAANSTPLTDGASLVLLASEEWAKARGLPILAYWRDGEAAAVDFVKGHEGLLMAPVYAVPRLLARNGLSLQDFDYYEIHEAFAAQVLCTLKAWEDADYCRERMGLEQPLGSIDRARLNVKGSSLAAGHPFAATGGRIVANLAKLLAVAGEGRGLISICAAGGQGVTAILER from the coding sequence ATGAGCCTGCCGCGCCGGGTCGCCATCGTTGGTGGCAACCGTATTCCCTTCGCCCGCTCCAACAGCGCCTACGCCACGGCCAGCAACCAGGCCATGCTCACCAGCGCGCTGGAAGGCCTGGTCGAGCGCTACAACCTGCATGGCGAGCGCCTCGGCGAGGTGTTGGCCGGCGCGGTGCTCAAGCACTCGCGGGACTTCAACCTGACCCGCGAATGCGTGCTCGGCTCGCGCCTGGCCGCCGAAACCCCGGCCTATGACCTGCAACAAGCCTGCGGCACCGGCCTGGAGGCGGCGTTGCTGGTCGCCAACAAGATTGCCCTGGGGCAGATAGAGTGTGGTATCGCCGGCGGCGTGGACACCACCTCGGACGCGCCGATTGGCGTCAACGAAGGCCTGCGCAAGATCCTCTTACAAGCCAACCGGGCGAGGAGCACCGGTGACAAGCTCAAGACGCTGCTGCAAATTCGTCCGCGGCATCTGGCGCCGTCGTTGCCACGCAATGGCGAGCCACGCACCGGCCTGTCCATGGGCCAGCATTGCGAACTGATGGCGCAGCACTGGTCCATCCCGCGGGACGAGCAGGACCAGTTGGCCGTGGACAGTCATCGCAAGCTCGCCGCGGCCTATGCCGACGGCTGGCAGGATGACCTGATGACGCCGTTTCTGGGCCTGACCCGTGATCAGAACCTGCGCCCCGATATCGACCTGGCCAAGCTGGCGACTCTCAAGCCGGTGTTCGAGAAGGGCCAGCGCGGCTCCCTGACCGCCGCCAATTCCACGCCCCTGACCGACGGTGCGTCGCTGGTGCTGCTCGCCAGCGAGGAATGGGCCAAGGCCCGTGGCCTGCCGATTCTCGCCTACTGGCGCGACGGTGAGGCGGCGGCGGTGGATTTCGTCAAAGGCCACGAAGGGCTGCTGATGGCGCCGGTGTACGCCGTGCCGCGGCTATTGGCGCGCAACGGCCTGAGCCTGCAGGATTTCGATTACTACGAGATCCACGAGGCCTTCGCCGCCCAGGTGCTGTGCACCCTCAAGGCCTGGGAAGACGCCGACTACTGCCGGGAACGAATGGGCCTGGAGCAGCCGCTGGGCAGCATCGACCGCGCCAGGCTCAACGTCAAAGGCAGCTCCCTGGCTGCCGGCCACCCGTTCGCCGCCACGGGTGGGCGGATTGTCGCCAACCTGGCCAAGCTGCTGGCGGTCGCCGGTGAGGGCCGTGGCCTGATTTCCATCTGCGCCGCGGGCGGACAGGGCGTGACGGCGATTCTGGAGCGCTGA